The Anguilla anguilla isolate fAngAng1 chromosome 2, fAngAng1.pri, whole genome shotgun sequence genome contains the following window.
ATTTAGTGTTAATATGCTTAATAAACAAAGTAATTAGATAGCATGATTCATAAATGAAAGTTTTTgctagtttgtttttaaaaaattgatgatGGTTTTCCAATTTCTCTGTCTATATATATCCTTAGTTTGAATAAGTAACATCAATGAATTTTTTCACAATCAGGAAAGCATATATACAGTTTATAAACATAAAACTATCATTAACGTTAATTATAATTTTGCATGAGAAAATATGTGTTtacaatacacattttatattttaagcaATAATGAACTAACCTCTGAATAACTACTGAATAATGGATGATTAATcttaatttttaataataaacaagGGAAGAGGTATGTTAATGTAGCCTCATTTAAGCAAGCGTAGGTCTCCTTTGTTATCATGGACAGAGATAAAATGGAGTTATGCTCAGATATGGGTATCTGGTGAGTGTATTATTCTTGAGGACCAGACCCACAGCTGCCTTTAaggttcagggttttttttctgtttttgcgattggcagaaaaaacacattgctTCCAACCACAGCCTGCTGTATCATCAGCTACTTTCTAAAGGTGCCCCAAGCCCATCTGTGACCATTTCCCTGCAATACTGGGTCATTTGTATTAATTAAGCAATCACTCAGATCAGTGACTCCTGAGGTTGACTCCCATTCTGCAGTGACATTAGTTAGGGTTGCTGTGTTCGTATTGGTGAATTGCTGTGTCAATCTCAATGTCAATGTTTCAAACCATTATCGACCATGGCAATATATTGTGCCAAGGTAATGTCATCTCGTTTGTCAAAACAATTCCATGTACGCTAACGCTAGCGTAGTACTCAATATGATTTGATTTGTCTGATTTGATTGTCTACAGAAAgtatataatgcatatttttgtatCATTTATGCATATTGGTACCCATCTGAACTGGGCCAGCTACTTATGCTGAACCGCAGTGTGGAAGTCTCTTGCCTTGACCACTTCTGCAGAGTGTATGATGTATATACAGACCACCAGCAGAAGATGCCATCTTCACTCAGGGAAAAGCAAGACCCTCATATTTCACATGTCTCTGTTATCTCTGAGCCAACAGCAATAACCATTCACACTGCGctgaattgttattattattttatgtctcTGTGTCTCAAAGGCTGGTGTGTCTAATCTGCTGCTTGTAAAGGTTTCTCCTCTGAGTTTTATGTGAAGGATCTGAGGCTGTGGGCATGATGATCCTCAGTATGGAGTACACAGCTCTTCTGATGGTTTGTCTGCTCCCACACAGTGCACCCTGTTCCTCTGCTATAATCAGGCACCTCTTTAATCTGAGCTTAATGCAGAAGGACATGTCTCTGtcttcccctctccccatctcttctgttctgtcttccctcattctttctttctgtgtctTCCCCTTCCTCCCTGTCCTTACCTtaccctccccctttctccaccacctttctctcttttctctctctccctccctctatcagTGGGCAAGGTGCAGGATTCCCAGAGTGCTGGGAGAACAGAGGGATGAGTTTCTCTATGCGAGTAACAGATAGCAGTGAAGTAGCAGCAGGCAATGGAAGATAGGAGTGGCTGGCGGGCAGGTTGATACCGAAAGGCTGCCGTGACACACAATTTCCCGGGATGATTCATCACCGGGCCGACCAGGGAGGGGTTTCCATTTGTCTGCAACAGAGTTCGCTGATgatgtataaaatataaaaagggtcATAAAACAGGCGTGCAACTGGTGCGCAGTGTCTGGAAGACCCCTGGGTAGAAGATGAACAGAGCCCATGTGTATAAGCACTAAAGATTGTGAAAAGATTGATGAGAAAATGGACCATCCTCTCCATTAAGACTGATCAGTTTGTCGACTGTTCAGTAATATCCAGCACGTTCTTGAGCATCGCAGTGATCTCAGCTTCTGCTATGAGTTTAGATAAAAACGTAATGCATTAACAGCTCACTAGAGGTGTGAAATAATACTTCTTATTTTCATTgtgcaatttttaaatttacatttctgCTTCCTTGTCCTGCTCGCCTTGTGGGTGATCTTGTTTAATAGATATAATGTAACTGGTAGTGAGTTGCTTGCATTTAATTCAGGAATTTATggtatgtttaaataaaaaatcactttAATTGTCTGAAACTTGAAGTAAAGTTAGCTTGGTTAAGTTTCTGTCCATTGGTCCACTGCTAGGAATATTAAGATGCAAACAGACCGTAATTACAGGTCACAGGACCATGTGAATGAGAGCCGACCAAGAGCCAAATGATAATCAGTTACAGACTAGCGTACGACCTGATAAAGTACATGTAGAAAAAGATTTCTTGTGTGTCAGCTTCTGTGTGACATGTACTAGATTCTGTTCAACAGTAAGCCATTTTTCACCAATGGGTTGAATGACCATTTCAGAAATGGGATTAGTGAAATGGTTCACTGATCTACAGAGTGCtggcatttattttcagtgctgggaaggtgtgtgtgtgtgtgtgtgtgtgtgtgcgcacatgcttGTACTGTACATGCGTATGATTCTAGTAACTGTCCCGCACTCCAGTGTTTAAGTCTGTTCGACagacatttcaaattaatataGAGGATCAATACAAAAGTATTTCTAGGCTTCTGCTGGTCAATGAATACTCACAAAACTAAGCAAATATAAagcacgtacatacatacagatgcacacacaaacacaaatgtgaacAAATGCATATTCAGATCACAATGAAATTCTAAGATATCAATGACACGGTACTGGTTATGTGACCTGTGACTAGGAGTTTGTTTTAGTTCCTGGTGAATCCCTCATGATGTAACTTTGATCAACATTCACTAATTTGGTAAAAAGATAAACTTTCATCTAAAAAGTGGAGAAAAAATGCATCATGAGTCAGGGCTGCCAATGTTCTGATTTTTCCTTGAGCAGAATCAATTTCATAATAGTGTTATAGGAGTTTATCTATTCTTGAAGAGTGTCATGCCATGTGTATGTAATACAATATACCAGGAGccagctgcagctgtacatCTGATGAATAATTTTGATTTCTGGAGAAaaccacagtgagtcagtggAGTGAACTAAAGGCGTAatggttgtgggttcaaatcccagcagTCCAATATAAAACTATATAAAGCCTTTGCTAGATTTCCATGTAAATTTGCTAATGGcaacacccctccctctcccccttcccccatcaACAGGAAGACTATGACCGCCTGAGGCCTTTATCTTACCCGATGACCGACGTCTTCCTCATCTGCTTCTCGGTGGTCAACCCGGCCAGCTTCCACAATGTGCGGGAGGAGTGGGTCCCCGAGCTTCGGGAGTACGCGCCTGGCGTTCCCTTCCTGCTCATCGGAACCCAGGTGAGAGCACGGAACCCAGAACAGACCGGTGCGTCGGAGCGCTCGCTAAGCCCCTCTGCCAGAGCAAAGAGGCAAGCTTCAGCGGTGCAGGAAGCCATTCTCTGTCCTTAATGGAACGGTTTTGATGAAGCACGGTCATGTGAGAACAACAGACCCAGCGATGAAGCAGGCCCCTCTATTGTGGCAACGCACCAGCGCGTCTGCGTTCATGTCTTGGACCTGTGTTTGaggattcacaaaaaaaaatgtgatttgagTCTGCAGGTTcaaatgcaggagaaacacatCCAATGTGTTGGGGGctgacaaaacaataaaacccaGAAGGATTTGTGATACGTAAAACAACACTTTGCAGCAGATTCCGCACGTTAACTCTTAAGACCTGCCTTTGTGTATTGACATGCATAATCCTTTTATTTTGCCCAATGTGTTAGCATCACTGTATCTCTCTTCCATTGCACCCTGTTTGCCCATTACAAGTGTGGCCTGGGTCACTGTAGCTTGTGCGATTTTCTGTCACACAgatcctgggattttcatggcTGTACCTTACCGTTTAAGCACTGTCTTTGTGGTGTAGTTAATAAATTCCATGGCAGCATTAAATTATGTGTGTTATCAATTTGCTTTTTGCGATGCATCTTTTGTCTGGCATTAGTGCTCGTTTGTACGCACATCCAAAATCCAAAAGCGCTGGTGCCTGCCAAAAGGCAGATCACGAAAAGGATAAATACCCCCCacacatttaaagaaatgttgATGCTTTCAAAGCATGCTTGTGCTAGAGTGTTTTTGTGACAAAGAAAGTGCATgcgtgagttagtgagtgagtgagttggtgggtggatgagtgagtgagtgagtgagtgtgagaaattgtgtgagttagtgagtaagtgactgtgtatgtgagagagtgagtgtgttggTGCATGAATGGGTGGGTGAATGAGTGAGCGTGAGATAgaaagtgcatgtgtgagttagtaagtaagtgagtgtgtgtgagagagtgagtgagttggtgggtggatggatgggtgtgtgagtgagtgtgcaaaagaaaatgcatgtgtgctttagtgagtaagtgagtgtgtatgtgagagagtgagtgtgttggtgggtggatgggtgggtgaATGGGCGAGTAAGAGGCTTGGCACTTTTTCATTAGTAATAATAAACTGAGGATTGTATTAACCTCTGAACTGAGCATACAGTGTGGCCTTGTCTGCTGTAGAACTTAGCAGCCTGGGACTCAGGTAGACAGGTGTCCTACCTGCAGCGTGGGGGGCTGGGCCTCAAAGAGCCAGGCTGGTTAAGAGTGCACATGTGCCTCCTAATGGCCTTTCTCCATTACAGATCGACCTGCGGGATGACCCCAAGACCATTGCCAAGCTGAACGATGTCAAAGAGAAGCCTGTTGTCACAGAGCAGGGGCAGAAGTTGGCCAAAGAGGTGGGGCAGATGCGGAAATTAGGGCAGTTAAGACAATTCACTGATCTCACCATCAACATCATTTAAAGGCTGTGAAAAAACTCATGTCATTTGTAATCATTGcattgtgaataataataataataacaataacaaactgCTTGAATTGGTGTATATTGTATACAGTTGTACAGTACGTGGCCATATTAAGAAGGTGCAATACTGCAGGATCTCCATAATAGTTCCACCATGGttctaccacacacacacacacacacacacacatgattgcattatttattttctttccatgaCTTAAACATGAAGCAATATCACTTTATGCTGCTGGTGAAGTACATCAACTGTACATTACTTACTTTCAAGCATACAACTTTGGTTTCGCTCCAAGGATTTAAAACTGCAACCTGCTGCTCACAAATCTGGCTCCCCAACCACTCTTTTCCAGCATTAGGACTGCGATTGATTCTCTGCTGACTTTAGTGATGGGGAAAATGAGACTTTGTCAGGgccaaaatgggtggagctccCATATGTTAGTGGTTGCACTGATTGGAACCAGTCACAGTCGTTTTGCTGTGGAAAGCCAAGCCTCTGGATTGTTTCATAGAAGTCAGTGATTGGTAGCATTTTAGCTCTGCTCTTATTGGCTATATGAAGCTTCACTTCCTCACGTAGACTTGACTTCCTCTCTGGCTCCGCCCTCAGATCGGTGCCTGTTGCTACGTGGAGTGCTCGGCGCTAACGCAGAAGGGGCTGAAGACGGTTTTTGACGAGGCGATCATCGCTATCCTCGCGCCGAAGAAGAGCATCATTAAGAGACGCCTGGGCACACGTTGCATCAGCTGCTGCCTGATCACGTGACCGG
Protein-coding sequences here:
- the LOC118221857 gene encoding rho-related GTP-binding protein RhoQ-like, coding for MANGTGTIMLKCVVVGDGAVGKTCLLMSYANDAFPEEYVPTVFDHYAVSVNVGGRQYLLGLYDTAGQEDYDRLRPLSYPMTDVFLICFSVVNPASFHNVREEWVPELREYAPGVPFLLIGTQIDLRDDPKTIAKLNDVKEKPVVTEQGQKLAKEIGACCYVECSALTQKGLKTVFDEAIIAILAPKKSIIKRRLGTRCISCCLIT